The following coding sequences are from one Panicum hallii strain FIL2 chromosome 5, PHallii_v3.1, whole genome shotgun sequence window:
- the LOC112893930 gene encoding basic leucine zipper 23-like — translation MDDGVDLPSHLLLLHHEISCGFDDFLKSTTACTHTHTCNPPGPSAAMHTHTCLHTHTQVVASDEELRKPRKPLGNREAVRKYREKKKAHAAFLEEEVKKLRATNQQLLRRLQGHAALEAEVVRLRGLLFDVRGKIDAEIDSFPFQKHSSVDSVICTDPPLCVNPDAELAARVASSGGPTILDFEIDESGSISREIDIPEVVNSMDAAGSLLNSDSLVE, via the coding sequence ATGGACGATGGAGTAGACCTTCCAAGCCATCTTCTGTTGTTACACCATGAGATCTCTTGTGGATTTGACGATTTCCTGAAGAGTACAACTGCATGTACTCATACACATACTTGTAATCCACCGGGGCCATCGGCAGCTATGCATACCCACACATGCCTCCACACGCACACGCAAGTCGTAGCCTCTGACGAAGAGCTGAGGAAGCCCCGGAAACCTTTGGGAAATAGAGAGGCTGTGCGCAAGTACCGGGAGAAGAAGAAAGCACATGCAGCCTTCTtagaggaggaagtcaagaaacTCCGTGCCACCAACCAACAGCTGCTGAGGAGATTGCAGGGACATGCAGCTCTGGAGGCTGAGGTGGTGAGGTTGAGGGGCCTCTTGTTTGATGTCCGAGGCAAGATCGATGCAGAGATCGATTCGTTCCCGTTCCAAAAGCATAGCAGTGTTGATTCTGTTATCTGTACAGACCCTCCTCTTTGCGTCAACCCTGATGCCGAGCTAGCAGCCCGGGTGGCCAGCTCTGGTGGACCAACAATTTTGGATTTTGAGATTGATGAAAGTGGCAGTATTTCACGAGAAATCGATATTCCTGAAGTGGTTAATTCGATGGATGCTGCTGGAAGCTTGCTGAACTCAGACTCATTAGTTGAATGA
- the LOC112893927 gene encoding probable E3 ubiquitin-protein ligase RHC1A produces the protein MSNRATHWCYACRRPIRLRGQDIICPNCNDGFIQEISEMGGMLNTYGLIEPDFEERRARRFGMMEAMSSLMRQRMAAMDRMAEMDRNSVFDIHGRQGTSTEHGRRPTSVPTLIFGSNPAPVPGSDSGNVNVVFSGGRRVGIDRPNFSRFLVGPSLEALFEQLLLQNNRQGPAPAPQSAIDSMPVVKINRRHFNDDPQCPVCKDKFELGAEAREMPCKHLYHTDCIIPWLVQHNSCPVCRHPLPSRQSGINNNARAPSAYSNETAGPGVTEADTEPVPINNDGASQETHSSFSSLWPFGPSSFPPTSYQYQETVDEPAAYDPNQIGYSEWYYDH, from the coding sequence ATGTCAAATAGAGCCACACATTGGTGTTATGCCTGTCGGAGGCCAATTCGCCTCCGCGGACAGGATATCATATGCCCCAACTGCAACGATGGTTTTATCCAGGAAATCAGTGAGATGGGTGGCATGTTGAACACTTATGGACTAATTGAACCAGACTTTGAAGAGCGTCGAGCTAGAAGATTTGGGATGATGGAGGCCATGTCTTCCCTTATGCGGCAACGTATGGCAGCAATGGACAGAATGGCAGAAATGGACAGAAACAGTGTTTTTGATATCCATGGTAGACAAGGGACCAGCACTGAACATGGAAGgcggccaacttctgttcctacACTGATATTTGGCAGCAACCCTGCTCCTGTTCCTGGAAGCGATAGTGGTAATGTTAATGTTGTCTTCTCTGGAGGCCGTAGAGTTGGCATTGACCGTCCAAATTTCAGTCGTTTTCTTGTTGGTCCCAGCCTTGAAGCTTTATTTGAGCAGCTACTCCTCCAGAATAACCGTCAAGGCCCAGCTCCTGCTCCACAGTCGGCTATTGACTCCATGCCTGTGGTGAAGATAAACCGCAGGCATTTCAATGACGATCCACAGTGCCCAGTTTGCAAAGACAAGTTCGAGCTTGGAGCAGAGGCGCGGGAGATGCCATGCAAGCACTTGTACCATACCGACTGCATCATCCCCTGGCTTGTTCAGCACAATTCTTGCCCTGTATGCCGCCATCCTCTGCCATCACGACAATCAGGCATTAACAATAACGCCCGCGCACCTTCAGCCTACTCCAATGAAACCGCTGGTCCTGGTGTCACCGAAGCAGATACCGAGCCTGTGCCAATAAACAATGATGGTGCAAGTCAGGAAACACACAGCTCCTTCTCGTCTCTCTGGCCATTTGGCCCGTCGAGTTTCCCTCCCACTTCTTACCAGTATCAAGAAACTGTTGATGAGCCTGCAGCATACGATCCAAACCAGATAGGATATTCCGAGTGGTACTATGACCACTGA